Within Fusarium fujikuroi IMI 58289 draft genome, chromosome FFUJ_chr08, the genomic segment ACCTAGGTACAATAGTTGTAACATGACTGACAtgactatctataattattcTGAGAAGAGAGGCTTTGCTATGTGTTCTGGATCCAGATACCATGCCACATCTCCACCATTTACCTCCGGCAACGTAAAGCCATTACCCATGAACTCGAACCTATTACGGCTTCGGTACTGAATGTTGTAGTGCTCGTACCGAGGGTTCTCAAGCATTAACCGCCAGTGGACAAGAGATCCTGGATACTGCGCCGTGATCTTGCCATTCGGTCGACCTTGATTGTACCACGAACGACAACCGGCAGCCCAGACACTGTAACATAGGCGTTAGCGAATCAATGTGATCTGGCGGTTATGGAGGGTCACTTACGTTCGTTTCAGCCACTCATGCACATGTTCGTTGTACTCGTCAACAACCTCAGGCTTGACATCCAATGTGAGGATGTTCTCTGTTTGGATCTTCCTGATGACCTTGCAGATGTAGTTCTGCGCTGCTTCAAGGACCGTAATGAACGATCCATGACCCGCAGGACAGTTTGGTCCAAGCGAACCCACTACATGCCAGTTAGCACCTGGAGTCCTCCGTGTACTGAGTTAACTTACACATAAAGTTGGGAAAGCCACTCGCAGCAAGTGCAAGGTAGGCCGCTGGGTCATCCTTCCAAGCCTCACCAAGCGACACATTATCGCGGCCGATGACAGGGAAATGTGGCTTGAAGCTGACGTTGAAGCCCGTCGCGCAAATGATGACGTCTGCTTGATACTTCGTTCCGTCGGCAACACGTAGACCGTTTTCGGTGAAAGATTCGATTTCGCCTTCGGCTAGTTCAACGTTGTCTTCGTGGAAAGACTCAAGGAATCCTTCAGCTGGGCCGAGGCGACGGCATCCCATGGGAAAGGTTGGGATCAGGCGCTGGGTCAATCTCTCATCGTTCTTGAGAATCTTGGCCATTCTTTTAGCCACAAACTGCAGATAATGTCAGAGCCTGGCAGTCTTTTCAAGGGAGTTCAGTATGTGTACTTACCTCGCGAGCCATCTTCTGGTTCGGGTGGTCCGCGATGTTATTTCGGAAACTCGTATTGATCTTTGTCTCCATTTCTTTCCGATGCTCCAAGTACGCCTTTGGGTCTTCAGCGAATTGCTTCTTTTGCTCATCGGTATCTAGAACCATGTTAGATCAGCCTACAAGCGAGGTCTCTTCAACTCACAGACAAAGTTTCGTCCATCCGAGTCCGTGTAGCCTTCCATGGGTAAACCGGGTCCAATCCACTGCGGTGTGCGATAGAATGAGATAACTTTCTTTGCTGTCGACCTGATGGCTGGCACAATTTGGATGGCAGAGGCGCCAGATCCAATTACGATCACGGTCTTGTCTTGTAAGTCAAGATTGGTATCGTAGTCCGCTGAATGGGTCATGTGTCCACGGAAGGCTTCGCGGTTGGGAATATCAGGCCACTTCCAGGTATTCAAGATGCCAATGTTGGCGATCAAAAAGTCGACTCTGTCCTCGAAAGTTCGCTCTTGGCCATCAGTGGTCTCCGTTACAGTCAGAATCCACTGCCCATTGGGCTCATCCCAAGTCGCTTTGTCGACGCGATGAGATAGCTTGATGTAGTTATCCACATAACCCTTCTCTCTGGCAAATGACTCGTAATACGACTGGATCTCAGCCGCCGGGGAATAGTACTTGGACCAATCTGCTTTTGGGTGAAAGGGGTATTGATAGGCGGGCGAAGGAACGTCGCAGCGGCAACCAGGGTACTTGTTGGCGTACCAGACACCACCTGGCTTGGGGTACCCTGGAGAAATTGGAGATTAGGTTATGTTGGATATTCCGTAGGGACCATGTTTCACTCACTTTCATAAACTACCAGGTCAATGTCATCTCCAaattccttctccttcttgtagCACATCATGATCccagaagctccagctcctATACATCCAACTCGGAGCTTTCTTGGCGCGCATAGGATATGCTCAGACACCTGGTAAGGACCGTCATTGTCGCGAGTAATGGGCGTACCACCGACCCGGTTGTCGAAGGTTGTTGCGTAGCTGTTCCCGTTTGAGACTGTCATCTTGATGGTTGAGTGAGTCGACAAGGATGAGTATGAAGAGACAAATCAGCTCAGATTGCGACGAAACAgcaaagaaataaagtacAGGGTCTTGGCATAAAACAATCAGACGATTGACAAATCCAGATCTTCGGTAACTGACCCCGCGTTGACAACCGCCAATCTTGACTCCATACCCCAGACAAAGCTAGCCCCATGACTCTGGAGCTAGTGCGGTTAGCAGCCCCAACCCCGCAAAGCTGACTCTCGAGTCGAGTCAACATCTCCACGCGGGGAAACTGTTCCCTATCGTGCGTGGCCTGTAGAGAAGTGGCCCAGGACCGCTTCCCCATGGGGTTGATCTGGTAGCTCCTCGATCTTTGGTAACCAGCCAGGCCCATTGACCAGTAGCACTGCACCGCTACGCTGTCTAGAACGCACAGTTTCATTATTGTGGCGTTTCGTGTTCAACTACAAAACCCCTTGTCAATAACGAGGTTTCTTGAGTTTCTCCTGCTCCCAACAGAACCTTGTTTCCTTTACAGGAATCAAGATCTCTCTTCTACTCATTACCTCTTTTCGTCAGATAATTTGTCATGGATACCAAGAAAGAGGCTACAGCAATGACTACTGCTGAACACCTTGAGATGCAGCAGGCAGAGGATCATGCTGAAGCCGCTGCCAACCAAATCGCCTACGAGAAGACCCTCAGCTTCGCCCAGAGCGTTCGAGTTTTCTGGCGAAGTACTCTCTGGATCTTGTACGTCCAGCTTGTTGTTTTTGGCTACGGCATAGACGGCATCATCGCAGGCAATCTGCTCGCGATCCCCAAGTTTCGGTAAGTACTCTTACGTCTCGGCTCATACTCGTGTTTATACTGACTGGCTTCAAGGGAGGACTACGGCACTACACTTGCGCAAGGCGGTACGACGATTTACATTATCCCTGCTACTTGGCAGAGCCTTTACGGCGGTGTGTCCCAGCTGGCAGCTGTCCTAGGAGCTGCCGTTACTGGATGGCTGGCTGACAAGATCGGTCGCCGATACACCAACATGCTCTTCTGTGCCATTTCTATCGTTGGAGTTGGTCTTCAATACCACTCGACTCGCGACGGTTCTCTTCCCATTTTAACAGTTGGAAAGGCCATCAATGGTCTTTCCATCGGCGCAtggctcatcatcggccCTCTGTACGCTTCAGAAGTTGCTCCCCTGAAACTGCGAGGTTGGCTCACCGCCATGACCAACTTTATCCAGTTCTGTGGTACTCTGCTCTTCACTGGAATTATGTATAAACTTGGTCCCCGAAACGATCGCGACTCTTATATTGTCCCCTTTGTGTGCCAATGGATCATTCCGGGAATCGTTCTTCCTACCGTCTGGCTCTGCCCCGAATCACCTGTCTGGTTAGTTCGTGCTGGGCGCCGAGACGCTGCCGTCAAGTCTCTCGATCGTCTCCACGGCGATTCGAAGGATATCGATAAGAAGGCCATTCTTGCTGTCATTGAGCAGACTATTCAGCATGAGCAGGACTACCGAACTGAGACGTCGTCTGTCTCCTACGCATCGTGCTTCCAAAAGCCTGACAGACAACGCACTCTCATCAGCATGTTTATCTATGGCTGCCAGTATCTCAGTGGTATCATCTTTGTTCTCGGATATCAGTCGTATTACTATCAACTGGCTGGTTTTGGTGCACAAatgtccttcttgttgagcatGTTGAACAACTGCAGCATGTTTGTCGCCAACATCCTTTCTTGGCCCTTGTTGACTATCGTTGGTCGCCGGCCTCTTATTGTTTGGGGACAGTTTATCTGTGCAATCACGTTGTTCATCGTCGGTGGAGCTTCTTTGCCTGGTAGTCGGTCTACGAATCTCGTCACCATTGCTTTCATGTTCGTCTGGGTAAGTCAACAATCCCCCTCAACCATATCTGTGCTAATTTTATTTCGACAGGGCTTTGTTTACCAGATCACCTTGGGTACAGTTGCATGGACCGTCGTGGCAGAGATCCCAACCTGGCGTCTTCGCTCACGAACCCAAGGCCTTTCCAACATCGTCCTCTGCATCGTTCAATGGCTGATTGGTTTCGTGTTCCCCTATATGTTCAACCCAGATGCCGGTAACCTCGGTGGCAAGGTTGGCTTCATTTTTGGTGCGACCACTCTCATCGGATTCGCTGGCTGCTGGGTTTGGCTCCCTGAGACCAAGAACCGAACAACTGCAGAGCTCGATGATCTGTATGCTGCCAAAGTCAAGCCGCGTCATTTCCACAAGACTCATCTGGGCGAGGCGACGGGGTCCGACGATAAGACTGCCTAGgatggttctggttctggttcagATAGGTTCTGGTTTCTAGCTACCTTGGGTGCTTCCTATACTGGTACTTTGTAATTAGCTTGACTTTAACAACGAGTAGTTATCTTAAGTATCATCCCGTCTATGACTTATTGCCCGCATGTCTACAGAACTCTGAGTTATCTCTAATAGAGGCATCTGCAAGAACTTCGACATAAACCAAGTGTGATGCAACGCATGGTGATAAAGGTATTCGTTGAGTAGACTTCGTGGTTTCTTCGAGCCATGAGCCGACGAGTTCATTGATCTCAAGTAAAACAGTTGGTAGCTCATTAGACCTTCTGCGGATAGAAGCCCATGTGTTTCACGCGTAACGGATCAGTCATCAGTGTCAATGTTTGATTCGTTTCGCCTCTTTCACAAGGTCCTTTCAAACTAAAGCTGATTCCAAAAcatatactaaaaatatatccGCCCTCCTCTACTCAGACTCGACATTTTTCGGCAATCCAGTCAGCCTGTAAGTGAATGCCAGAATAGACGTGATCTTCCTCTTGCTCATGCCGAGCCGCCGGTAGCCCAGGCTGTGTACTGCCAAAGTCAACCAGACTCCAGACATGCCCCTTCTTAGGCTCGACGTGCATTTCAAGATCATTATAACCGCTCTGCTATAATAGTCAGTTTCAAATCACGGAAGGCGTAGAGTGGGAAGACTTAATTTAAGGACGTTCTGAGCCAGCTTTTGTATATCGGCGACAAAAAGCTCCAGGTCACCGGCTATAAAGAGCGTGTTCTTGGGCAGAATCTCTTTCCAACCATTCAAGCAATCGATGGGGTTCACATATTCATCCAAGGGCTTCCCATCTAGGTATGCCTTCCGCCAACGATCGAGAGCGCCCTTATCGAGACAATCCTGGTTCGCATTCTGTCGATATGATTCCCCATTGTTTTGCAGATTGACCCACGGACTGTTCAGGCAAGTTGCCGCGATACTTCCGGTCTCTCCCTGCGCTTGTACGATTGGCGGAATACTTGGATGAGGTTTGATCAGATGTCGAAGTAGCCCAAGGCAGAGATTGCCCCCAGCCGAGTCACCAGCCAGAATGATGGGTAAATTCCGACTGGCGATGTATCGATATGCTGAGACTACTTGCCTCAGAGCACCT encodes:
- a CDS encoding related to maltose permease codes for the protein MDTKKEATAMTTAEHLEMQQAEDHAEAAANQIAYEKTLSFAQSVRVFWRSTLWILYVQLVVFGYGIDGIIAGNLLAIPKFREDYGTTLAQGGTTIYIIPATWQSLYGGVSQLAAVLGAAVTGWLADKIGRRYTNMLFCAISIVGVGLQYHSTRDGSLPILTVGKAINGLSIGAWLIIGPLYASEVAPLKLRGWLTAMTNFIQFCGTLLFTGIMYKLGPRNDRDSYIVPFVCQWIIPGIVLPTVWLCPESPVWLVRAGRRDAAVKSLDRLHGDSKDIDKKAILAVIEQTIQHEQDYRTETSSVSYASCFQKPDRQRTLISMFIYGCQYLSGIIFVLGYQSYYYQLAGFGAQMSFLLSMLNNCSMFVANILSWPLLTIVGRRPLIVWGQFICAITLFIVGGASLPGSRSTNLVTIAFMFVWGFVYQITLGTVAWTVVAEIPTWRLRSRTQGLSNIVLCIVQWLIGFVFPYMFNPDAGNLGGKVGFIFGATTLIGFAGCWVWLPETKNRTTAELDDLYAAKVKPRHFHKTHLGEATGSDDKTA
- a CDS encoding related to steroid monooxygenase; protein product: MTVSNGNSYATTFDNRVGGTPITRDNDGPYQVSEHILCAPRKLRVGCIGAGASGIMMCYKKEKEFGDDIDLVVYERYPKPGGVWYANKYPGCRCDVPSPAYQYPFHPKADWSKYYSPAAEIQSYYESFAREKGYVDNYIKLSHRVDKATWDEPNGQWILTVTETTDGQERTFEDRVDFLIANIGILNTWKWPDIPNREAFRGHMTHSADYDTNLDLQDKTVIVIGSGASAIQIVPAIRSTAKKVISFYRTPQWIGPGLPMEGYTDSDGRNFVYTDEQKKQFAEDPKAYLEHRKEMETKINTSFRNNIADHPNQKMAREFVAKRMAKILKNDERLTQRLIPTFPMGCRRLGPAEGFLESFHEDNVELAEGEIESFTENGLRVADGTKYQADVIICATGFNVSFKPHFPVIGRDNVSLGEAWKDDPAAYLALAASGFPNFMLGSLGPNCPAGHGSFITVLEAAQNYICKVIRKIQTENILTLDVKPEVVDEYNEHVHEWLKRTVWAAGCRSWYNQGRPNGKITAQYPGSLVHWRLMLENPRYEHYNIQYRSRNRFEFMGNGFTLPEVNGGDVAWYLDPEHIAKPLFSE